From Neospora caninum Liverpool complete genome, chromosome VIII, a single genomic window includes:
- a CDS encoding putative zinc finger, ZZ type domain-containing protein, protein MGDTQSVPVPQAGRGQGTGTEEESGSADSSFLSLNYFSRRTPVEIYAVPLHPGPDNGGSDSRVLQNGDPPRVSQVGRRPVGAAQQIRMIFPVDAEEEDDDVRKLTGEAPEQEFMCSVCLELLWKPVVLECGHVFCFWCGYQCMNVYDVSRCPLCKNAFDKFPRVCRPLNLFLLQHFPRTTALRDREMAEFEFNRRRQSPCHLRIFDISSGASTDVVGRCSPNLLHALRERAPDIAEMMLYWSNSAGNSSSRDSGEGSDAGVRKTEPDNESKDDLDSFSVDAAMEDFEEGDTTVRPVDREAVVTGHVRNRGDDPVQAMESDSEEMSVGGRRSSGSSDAPPAPLEQESDGMAGDQALPEDSREERAAVVRDSDSEDGGDTLSHHPLFNENLLTMEDFVHYGVSCDGCGKMPIVGRRHTCVDCGKAACDFDLCGACQDAGYNKPGRFNQNHSADHEVRLVEHSAAEWWIQSLNRMRKIHPELSVHQILQWILMHYQDIRIADNQHNEDSGIASATAVTENETART, encoded by the exons ATGGGGGATACACAGTCAGTTCCTGTGCCGCAGGCCGGACGGGGGCAAGGGacggggacagaagaagagagcggaagcgCCGAcagttcctttctttccctgaATTATTTTTCTCGACGCACACCTGTGGAAATTTATGCGGTCCCTCTCCACCCAGGACCGGATAATGGTGGGTCGGATTCGCGTGTCCTTCAGAACGGAGATCCACCTCGCGTGAGTCAAGTCGGGAGACGCCCTGTCGGAGCGGCGCAACAGATTAGAATGATATTCCCAGTAgatgcagaggaggaagatgatgATGTACGGAAACTTACGGGCGAGGCTCCTGAGCAAGAATTCATGTGCTCGGTGTGTCTGGAGCTGCTGTGGAAGCCTGTTGTCCTGGAATGCG GAcacgttttctgcttctggTGCGGATATCAGTGCATGAATGTGTATGACGTTTCGCGCTGTCCATTATGCAAGAATGCATTCGACAAATTCCCACGCGTGTGTCGTCCTCTGaatctctttcttcttcaacATTTCCCTCGGACAACGGCACTGCGCGATCGGGAGATGGCAGAGTTTGAATTTAACAGGCGACGGCAAAGCCCGTGTCACCTCCGAATCTTTGACATATCGTCGGGAGCTTCCACCGACGTTGTTGGTCGTTGCTCACCGAATCTCCTCCATGCGCTTCGTGAAAGAGCACCAGACATTGCAGAAATGATGCTGTACTGGAGCAACTCGGCGGGAAATTCCAGCTCTCGGGACAGTGGAGAGGGAAGTGATGCAGGCGTCCGCAAGACAGAACCAGACAATGAGTCAAAAGATGACTTGGATAGCTTTTCAGTTGACGCTGCCATGGAGGACTTTGAAGAGGGGGACACGACTGTCCGTCCGGTAGATCGAGAAGCAGTTGTCACGGGGCACGTCAGAAACCGCGGTGATGACCCCGTCCAAGCGATGGAATCGGATAGTGAGGAGATGTCAGTGGGGGGCCGCAGGTCCTCTGGTAGTTCAGACGCTCCACCTGCGCCGCTCGAACAGGAGAGTGACGGGATGGCAGGGGATCAAGCCCTTCCGGAGGACAGCCGCGAAGAACGGGCGGCTGTTGTGCGGGACTCGGATTctgaagacggaggagatACTTTAAGCCAC catCCCCTTTTCAATGAGAATCTGCTTACTATGGAGGATTTTGTTCATTACGGAGTTAGCTGCGACGGTTGTGGAAAAATGCCGATCGTGGGGAGGCGGCATACGTGTGTCGATTGTGGGAAAGCAGCCTGTGACTTCGACCTCTGCGGTGCATGCCAAGATGCCGGCTACAACAAACCTGGCCGTTTCAATCAAAATCACTC GGCCGATCACGAAGTGCGGCTCGTGGAGCACTCAGCAGCCGAATGGTGGATACAGAGCTTGAACCGCATGCGAAAGATCCATCCCGAACTCAGTGT TCACCAGATACTTCAGTGGATCCTAATGCACTACCAAGATATCCGGATCGCGGACAACCAACATAACGAAGATTCCGGGATTGCTAGCGCTACTGCGGTGACCGAAAACGAAACAGCAAGAACTTGA
- a CDS encoding putative protein phosphatase 2C, protein MAHRTSLHLCVLLVASLALAGEFWAGSAPFATQPGLAANAGSGAELPTSIDIDDDAEGSSEVRLPAAASGSEAESPVSDGGPGDEVSAPDLDESSTQADEDSGALTPPLSQVSLSPIDALKSLFLLGDAEETGAIGSESGSASAKTSAVNHVNRLLQMLRESSDDEEERLFLVDRREKKFVTVKEWYASTVAATMLGRRPTDEDAILVTAPSATLPDVRMKAIFDGHAGEATSQYCARHIASHLGQLSELSAEEITRVCLELDAEIIQSSGSTHVAGSTGIIVLIERVNTPRVEKVVGRELVPQGEEGDFVPLEKLIQEEDDADHPELAGRYPKVPEMKDVTIPGGSFIVTVANIGDSRAMLIDSDGGFTRLSKDHKPNHPIETARIEKAGGFVQDFDVPRVDGILALSRAFGDSDFKLNLNLSAEEQKVIAVPEVRKFYAKPGDLLLLACDGLFEPNGMDWLYVRDLTLTELEKANGRLEDVVARLMDYAYDMGSQDNISVMITSFHKRKVEQPTAVHKVVSGAGEVVSERHRPGDDDEAVEGDMVSLF, encoded by the exons ATGGCGCATCGCACCTCTCTCCACCTGTgcgtcctcctcgtcgcctctctggccCTCGCCGGCGAGTTCTGGGCAGGCTCTGCGCCGTTTGCGACCCAGCCTGGCCTCGCAGCAAACGCAGGATCTGGAGCTGAGTTGCCCACTTCCATCGACATTGACGATGACGCCGAGGGAAGTTCGGAGGTGCGTCTCCCTGCGGCCGCCTCGGGCTCCGAGGCggagtctcctgtctccgatGGGGGCCCCGGCGACGAGGTGTCGGCCCCCGACCTCGACGAGTCGAGCACgcaggcagacgaagacagcgggGCGCTCACGCCGCCCTTGTCACAAGTGTCTCTCAGCCCGATAGACGCTCTGAAgagtctcttcctcttgggCGAcgctgaggagacaggcgccatCGGGTCCGAGTCCGGCAGCGCCTCTGCCAAGACCTCAGCGGTGAACCACGTGAACCGCCTGCTGCAGATGCTCAGAGAGtcgagcgacgacgaagaagaacggctcttcctcgttgatcggagagaaaagaaattCGTCACCGTGAAGGAGTGGTACGCGTCCACCGTCGCAGCGACTATGCTCGGGAGACGCCCAACAGATGAGGAC GCGATCCTTGTCACCGCGCCGTCGGCCACCCTCCCAGACGTCCGTATGAAGGCGATTTTCGACGGGcacgcaggcgaggcgactTCGCAGTACTGTGCTCGGCACATCGCTTCACACCTGG GCCAGCTGTCCGAGCTTTCGGCCGAGGAAATTACGCGGGTGTGCCTCGAGCTCGACGCGGAAATCATTCAATCGTCGGGGTCGACCCATGTCGCGGGATCCACAG GCATCATTGTACTGATTGAGCGCGTGAACACTCCCCGGGTGGAGAAAGTTGTGGGAAGAGAACTCGTGCCTCaaggcgaagagggcgacTTTGTGCCTCTCGAGAAGTTGATtcaagaggaagacgacgcagaccACCCAGAGCTCGCCGGCCGCTACCCAAAGGTCCCCGAGATGAAAGACGTTACCATCCCAGGCGGATCCTTCATCGTCACGGTCGCCAACATAG gtGACTCCAGAGCTATGTTGATTGATAGCGACGGCGGGTTCACGCGGTTGTCGAAGGACCACAAACCGAACCATCCCATCGAGACAGCTCGCATTGAGAAGGCCGGCGGCTTTGTCCAGGATTTCGACGTTCCGCGGGTAGATGGGattctcgcgctctccagAGCCTTCGGAGATTCC GATTTTAAATTGAACCTCAATTTGTCTGCGGAAGAACAGAAGGTCATCGCGGTCCCAGAGGTCCGGAAATTCTACGCGAAGCCAGGAGATCTTCTGTTGCTGGCATGCGATG GTTTGTTCGAGCCGAACGGCATGGACTGGTTGTATGTTCGGGACTTGACACTTACGGAGCTAGAGAAGGCAAACGGCCGCCTGGAAGACGTTGTAGCGCGCTTGATGGATTACGCGTACGACATGGGCTCCCAGGATAACATCAGCGTCATGATCACTTCTTTCCACAAACGCAAAGTGGAACAGCCTACTGCTGTCCACAAGGTTGTCTCAGGCGCCG GTGAAGTGGTGTCCGAGAGACATCGACCGGGTGACGACGACGAGGCTGTCGAGGGCGACATGGTGTCGCTGTTCTAG